A single window of Arvicanthis niloticus isolate mArvNil1 chromosome X, mArvNil1.pat.X, whole genome shotgun sequence DNA harbors:
- the LOC117694516 gene encoding LOW QUALITY PROTEIN: spindlin-2C (The sequence of the model RefSeq protein was modified relative to this genomic sequence to represent the inferred CDS: inserted 1 base in 1 codon; deleted 1 base in 1 codon) has translation MLPSLPRGFLDRRLAFDFSWLCSHRRSFGCSPADHPSLQARSGGNSLLSDLGTRVLQTQTVSRYEDPSQKAAAKEQMGEAIGHHIGSTTIKKKKASQKRPRSRSSSRPRRNIVGCRISHGWKEGDEPITQWKGTVLDQVPINPSLYLVKYDGIDCVYGLELHRDERILKLKILPDKVSFSRVSDVRLANTIIGKAVEHMFEGEHGSKDEWRGMVLAQAPIMNAWXYITYEKDPVLYMYQLLDDYKEGDLRIMPESSASPPADREPEGVVDGLIGKHVEYTKEDGSKRTGKVIHQVKAKPSVYFIKFDDDFHIYVYDLVKKNS, from the exons ATGCTCCCTTCTTTGCCCCGCGGCTTCCTAGACAGACGCTTGGCCTTTGACTTCTCCTGGCTCTGCTCTCACAGGCGCTCATTTGGCTGCTCGCCGGCTGATCATCCTTCGCTCCAGGCTCGCAGCGGAGGCAACAGTCTTCTGTCCGATTTGGGCACGCGAGTGCTGCAAACCCAGACAGTGAGCAG GTATGAAGACCCCTCACAAAAAGCTGCTGCAAAAGAGCAAATGGGAGAAGCCATAGGTCACCACATTGGCTCTACAACCATCAAGAAGAAAAAAGCTTCTCAGAAGAGGCCGAGGAGCAGATCTTCATCCCGGCCCCGAAGGAACATCGTGGGCTGCAGAATTTCTCACGGGTGGAAGGAAGGAGACGAGCCGATCACACAGTGGAAAGGAACTGTGCTGGATCAGGTGCCTATCAACCCCTCTCTCTACCTGGTGAAATATGATGGGATTGACTGTGTCTATGGACTGGAACTTCACAGAGATGAAAGGATTTTAAAGCTTAAAATCCTTCCAGATAAGGTGTCCTTTTCTCGAGTCAGCGATGTGCGCCTTGCTAACACCATAATTGGCAAAGCAGTGGAACACATGTTTGAGGGTGAGCATGGCTCTAAGGATGAATGGAGGGGGATGGTC CTGGCCCAAGCGCCTATCATGAACGCCT TTTACATTACTTATGAGAAAGATCCCGTATTGTACATGTATCAGCTTCTGGATGATTATAAAGAGGGCGACCTCCGTATCATGCCAGAGTCCAGTGCATCTCCTCCAGCAGACAGGGAGCCAGAAGGAGTTGTAGATGGCCTGATAGGTAAACATGTGGAATACACCAAAGAAGACGGCTCCAAGAGGACAGGCAAGGTCATTCACCAAGTTAAAGCCAAGCCCTCTGTGTACTTCATCAAGTTTGATGATGACTTCCATATCTATGTTTATGACTTGGTGAAAAAGAACTCTTAG